From the genome of Thermococcus chitonophagus, one region includes:
- a CDS encoding glycosyltransferase family 2 protein yields the protein MDVSVILPTMNEEEAIKAVLPRIKEVLEDMGVEYEIIVVDKSQDRTPEIAQRLGAKVIRQRSKGYGGAYLEGFKVAKGKYIVMMDPDGSYPPEDIPRLLEPLMKDEADLVICTRLKGKILPGAMPWLHRYIGNPLLTKILDVFFKTNVSDAHCGMRAFKREVLERLNLKCRGMEFASEMIIEAVRAGLRIKEVPITYYPRIGKSKLHSLKDGWRHLRLMLLYSPTYLFLIPGILIIILGIALMIYAYNTNPFRVHTMILGSLLAIVGLQVLNFGISAKVYAVKEGFSKPDELTEFFMRYSILEEGLALGGFMIISGFLLGLWIFYQWYRRGYGELYEVKAAILVLTLIAVGLQVVFFSFFISIFMLKEGFE from the coding sequence GGATATGGGGGTAGAGTACGAGATAATAGTGGTCGATAAGAGCCAGGACAGAACTCCTGAGATAGCCCAACGATTGGGGGCCAAGGTGATAAGGCAGAGGAGCAAAGGGTACGGGGGAGCGTACCTCGAGGGTTTTAAGGTCGCGAAAGGGAAATACATAGTGATGATGGATCCTGATGGGAGCTATCCGCCCGAGGACATTCCTAGACTTTTAGAACCCCTTATGAAGGACGAAGCCGACCTGGTCATTTGTACTAGGCTTAAGGGCAAAATTCTACCCGGAGCCATGCCATGGCTTCACCGGTACATCGGCAATCCCTTGCTCACCAAGATCTTAGATGTGTTCTTCAAGACAAACGTTTCAGATGCACACTGTGGGATGAGAGCTTTCAAAAGGGAAGTTCTGGAAAGGTTGAACCTCAAGTGCAGGGGGATGGAATTTGCTAGTGAGATGATAATAGAGGCCGTGAGGGCCGGTTTAAGGATCAAGGAGGTTCCTATCACCTATTATCCCAGAATAGGAAAATCAAAGCTCCACTCGCTGAAGGACGGCTGGAGGCACCTAAGGCTGATGCTCCTATATTCACCAACGTACCTCTTCCTAATTCCCGGAATATTGATAATTATTTTAGGGATAGCCCTTATGATCTACGCCTATAACACGAACCCCTTTAGGGTTCACACGATGATCCTGGGAAGCCTTCTCGCTATAGTGGGCTTGCAAGTCCTCAACTTCGGGATATCTGCCAAAGTTTATGCAGTGAAGGAGGGATTCTCAAAGCCCGATGAGCTAACGGAGTTTTTCATGAGATACTCTATACTGGAGGAAGGTCTAGCACTTGGAGGGTTCATGATAATCTCGGGATTCCTCCTGGGACTGTGGATATTCTACCAGTGGTACAGGAGAGGTTATGGGGAACTTTATGAGGTTAAGGCTGCAATCTTAGTCCTAACCTTAATAGCCGTCGGACTGCAGGTTGTCTTCTTCTCGTTCTTTATAAGCATCTTCATGCTTAAGGAGGGGTTCGAGTGA